In a single window of the Armatimonadota bacterium genome:
- a CDS encoding ABC transporter ATP-binding protein produces MAEETLLSVRNLKTYFYTDEGVVKAVDGLSYDLRKGETLGIVGESGCGKSVHALSVMRLIPTPPGKIVEGEIFFQGTNLLSLPEEEMRKIRGNRIAMIFQEPMTSLNPVLTIGEQIAEAVMLHQGLSKKDAWDRAAEMLEKVKIPLARERVRDYPHQFSGGMRQRVMIAMALSCNPAILIADEPTTALDVTIQAQILDLMRELQQEFHMAIILITHNLGVVAEMADNVVVMYAGRPVEHATVEDIFRDPRHPYTWGLLHSIPKLYERKERLIPIEGQPPSLIDLPPGCTFAPRCPFAMEVCVKADPPEYPVGVNTHTARCYLHSEHASEEDKKAALQAGLAASTRGGRV; encoded by the coding sequence ATGGCCGAGGAGACGCTACTTTCCGTTCGCAACCTGAAAACATACTTCTACACCGACGAGGGCGTGGTCAAAGCCGTGGACGGTCTCTCCTACGACCTGCGCAAGGGGGAGACCCTGGGCATTGTGGGGGAATCGGGGTGCGGGAAGAGCGTGCACGCCCTTTCCGTGATGCGCCTCATCCCCACCCCCCCCGGCAAGATCGTGGAGGGGGAGATCTTCTTCCAGGGGACGAACCTGCTCAGCCTCCCCGAGGAGGAGATGCGGAAGATCCGCGGCAACCGCATCGCCATGATCTTCCAGGAGCCGATGACCTCGCTGAACCCGGTGCTGACCATCGGCGAGCAGATCGCCGAGGCGGTCATGCTGCACCAGGGGCTGAGCAAGAAGGACGCCTGGGACCGGGCCGCGGAGATGCTGGAGAAGGTGAAGATCCCGCTGGCCCGGGAGCGGGTGCGGGACTACCCCCACCAGTTCAGCGGGGGGATGCGTCAGCGCGTCATGATCGCCATGGCGCTGTCCTGCAACCCGGCCATCCTGATTGCCGACGAGCCCACCACGGCCCTGGACGTCACCATCCAGGCCCAGATCCTGGACCTGATGCGGGAGCTGCAGCAGGAGTTCCACATGGCGATCATCCTCATCACCCACAACCTGGGCGTGGTGGCCGAGATGGCGGACAACGTGGTCGTGATGTACGCCGGCCGGCCGGTGGAACACGCCACGGTGGAGGACATCTTCCGCGACCCGCGGCATCCCTATACCTGGGGCCTGCTGCACAGCATCCCCAAGCTCTACGAACGCAAGGAGCGGCTGATCCCCATCGAGGGGCAGCCGCCCAGTCTGATTGACCTGCCGCCGGGATGCACCTTTGCCCCGCGTTGCCCCTTTGCCATGGAGGTGTGCGTGAAGGCCGATCCCCCGGAGTACCCCGTGGGCGTGAACACCCACACCGCGCGCTGTTACCTCCACAGCGAGCACGCCAGCGAGGAGGACAAGAAGGCGGCGCTGCAGGCCGGGCTGGCCGCCTCCACCAGGGGCGGGCGGGTCTAG